A single Photobacterium toruni DNA region contains:
- the malG gene encoding maltose ABC transporter permease MalG — translation MAIVQLKSLKYRLWATHAVLWLFLAITIFPLLMIIAISFREGNFSGGELIPSNPTLDHWRLALGFSVENADGSVTPPPFPVLLWLWNTIKVATITSVLIVAMSTTSAYAFARLRFKGKENILKGMMVFQMFPAVLALVALYALFDRLGQYIPFLGLNTHGGLIFAYLGGIALHVWTIKGYFETIDRSLEEAAALDGATPWQAFRLVLLPLSVPILAVVFILSFIGVVTEVPVASTLLSDVNNYTLAVGMQQYLYPQNYLWGDFAAAAVLSALPITIVFLLAQKFLVGGLTSGGVKG, via the coding sequence ATGGCGATAGTTCAGCTTAAATCATTAAAATATCGGTTATGGGCAACACATGCAGTGTTATGGCTTTTCTTAGCAATTACCATCTTTCCATTATTAATGATTATTGCAATATCATTCCGTGAAGGTAATTTTTCAGGGGGAGAGTTAATACCCAGTAATCCAACATTAGATCATTGGAGATTGGCATTAGGTTTTAGTGTAGAAAATGCTGATGGTTCAGTAACCCCACCACCATTTCCAGTGCTATTATGGCTATGGAATACGATTAAGGTTGCAACAATAACATCGGTATTAATTGTTGCCATGTCGACAACCAGTGCTTATGCGTTTGCTCGATTACGCTTTAAAGGTAAAGAGAATATTTTGAAAGGAATGATGGTATTTCAAATGTTCCCTGCAGTATTAGCATTGGTGGCATTGTATGCACTGTTTGATCGTTTAGGGCAATACATTCCATTCTTAGGTTTAAATACACATGGTGGATTGATCTTTGCTTATTTAGGCGGTATTGCTTTACATGTTTGGACGATTAAAGGCTACTTTGAGACGATTGATCGCTCATTGGAAGAAGCGGCAGCGTTAGATGGTGCGACACCATGGCAAGCATTTAGATTAGTCTTGTTACCATTATCAGTGCCGATCCTTGCCGTTGTCTTTATTCTTTCGTTTATTGGTGTGGTAACAGAAGTACCTGTTGCATCAACGTTATTATCGGATGTGAATAATTACACCTTGGCAGTGGGTATGCAGCAATACTTATACCCTCAAAACTACCTATGGGGCGATTTTGCAGCAGCGGCAGTACTTTCTGCATTACCTATTACAATTGTATTTTTGCTTGCACAGAAGTTCCTTGTTGGTGGATTAACTTCCGGTGGCGTAAAAGGTTAA
- the malF gene encoding maltose ABC transporter permease MalF — protein MESVQDLELFESNNKNKSFKYKKEIKWFILSLIALVNGYATVLMYAQGEVAFALLTVVLTALAVYIFGSSKTYAQRYIYPGIAGMIVFIIFPLLYTVSLAFTNYSATNQLTLERTQSILEQRTFQSGKSYKFDFYKADDGYQIIINDNGQLLSTGLIDFNNKSVKLKPVAEAFGNTTPIKNYDESHPVAIKLEAINQAFGKKLPIKEIVKNRNQISNLILELPDGKDIRMSGLRKFASDYPLFTKQADNSTLLNNQTDQFYKPNMETGFYQPVDNNGNFVGESISPGFVVDVGIDNFKRVIQDDGIKEPFIGIFIWTVVFAFLAVALTLILGMILACIVQWEPLKGSGFYRILLILPYAVPSFISILIFKGLFNQSFGEINMLLSSIFGIKPAWFSDPVLSRLMVVIVNTWLGFPYMMILCMGLLKSIPDDLYEASAIDGAGPVQNFMKITVPSMIKPLTPLLIASFAFNFNNFVMIQLLTGGGPNMINTSEPAGYTDLLVSYTYRIAFEGGGGQDFGLAGAIATIIFVMVAGMALLNLKFTKLSQD, from the coding sequence ATGGAGTCAGTTCAAGATCTCGAGCTATTTGAATCAAATAATAAAAATAAATCATTTAAATATAAAAAAGAAATTAAATGGTTTATTTTAAGTTTGATTGCCTTAGTAAATGGCTACGCGACAGTTTTAATGTATGCACAAGGTGAAGTCGCTTTTGCATTATTAACGGTAGTACTTACCGCATTAGCAGTTTATATTTTTGGTAGTAGTAAAACCTATGCCCAGCGTTATATCTATCCAGGTATTGCAGGGATGATCGTATTTATTATTTTTCCATTGTTATATACCGTAAGTTTAGCGTTTACTAATTATAGTGCAACCAACCAGTTAACATTGGAAAGAACGCAGTCAATATTAGAGCAACGTACATTCCAGTCAGGAAAAAGCTATAAATTTGATTTTTACAAAGCAGATGATGGTTATCAAATTATTATTAATGATAATGGGCAGTTATTATCTACAGGGTTAATTGATTTTAATAATAAATCGGTAAAATTAAAGCCAGTAGCAGAAGCATTTGGTAATACAACACCGATCAAAAATTATGATGAATCTCATCCTGTTGCTATTAAATTAGAAGCGATTAATCAAGCTTTTGGTAAAAAATTACCGATTAAAGAAATTGTTAAAAATCGTAATCAAATTTCAAATTTAATTTTAGAATTACCTGATGGTAAAGATATTCGAATGAGCGGATTACGAAAATTTGCTTCTGATTATCCATTATTTACCAAGCAAGCTGATAACAGTACATTATTAAATAATCAAACGGATCAGTTTTATAAACCTAATATGGAAACAGGTTTTTATCAACCGGTTGACAATAATGGAAACTTTGTCGGTGAGTCAATATCTCCAGGGTTTGTTGTTGATGTGGGTATCGATAACTTTAAACGTGTTATTCAAGATGATGGTATTAAAGAACCTTTTATTGGGATCTTTATTTGGACGGTTGTATTTGCATTTTTAGCCGTTGCTTTAACGCTTATTTTAGGAATGATCTTAGCATGTATCGTACAATGGGAACCATTAAAAGGCAGTGGTTTCTACCGTATATTATTGATATTACCTTATGCTGTGCCTTCGTTTATTTCTATATTAATCTTTAAGGGTTTATTTAACCAAAGTTTTGGTGAGATAAACATGTTGTTAAGTTCTATTTTTGGTATTAAACCCGCATGGTTTTCTGATCCTGTATTATCACGTCTAATGGTCGTTATTGTTAATACATGGTTAGGCTTCCCTTATATGATGATTTTATGTATGGGGTTATTAAAATCAATTCCGGATGATTTATATGAAGCTTCAGCCATTGATGGCGCAGGTCCTGTTCAGAACTTCATGAAGATCACTGTACCATCAATGATTAAGCCTTTAACGCCACTATTAATTGCATCATTTGCTTTTAACTTTAATAACTTCGTGATGATTCAGTTATTAACGGGTGGTGGTCCAAATATGATTAATACTTCTGAACCTGCAGGTTATACAGACTTATTAGTAAGTTACACATACCGTATTGCTTTTGAAGGTGGCGGTGGTCAAGACTTTGGTTTAGCAGGTGCAATTGCGACAATTATTTTTGTCATGGTTGCTGGTATGGCATTACTTAATTTGAAATTTACTAAGTTATCACAAGACTAA
- a CDS encoding methionine sulfoxide reductase, which yields MSLKIKCEHMELTDSIKSSVAGYIVEMMVIDPEFKHIHVDIIKEDTGYAVDLKMDTEEFNKVTAKAHNVNLDECIKEAFFHFEKVIEKKVTHQ from the coding sequence ATGAGCTTAAAAATCAAATGTGAACATATGGAATTAACTGATTCAATTAAATCATCAGTTGCCGGTTATATTGTAGAAATGATGGTTATCGATCCTGAATTTAAACATATTCATGTCGATATTATTAAAGAAGATACAGGTTATGCTGTTGATTTAAAAATGGATACAGAAGAATTTAATAAAGTGACAGCTAAAGCTCATAATGTAAATCTCGATGAGTGTATTAAAGAAGCATTTTTCCATTTTGAAAAAGTAATTGAAAAGAAAGTTACTCATCAATAA
- the malE gene encoding maltose/maltodextrin ABC transporter substrate-binding protein MalE, translating into MTKVLTTVALCTIAALSSFHVSAAIEEGQLTIWVNGDKGYNGLAEVGKKFEEDTGVKVTVAFPDNLADKFPQVAASGDGPDIVMWAHDRFGGYAQSGLLQEIKPSAEFKQQFSDFTWDAVKSNGKYYGYPVSVESLSLIYNKDLIPNPPKTWEEIAAIDQKLAKEGKKAIMWNLREPYFTWPLLSADGGYAFKKTSDGYDAKDVGINNAGAQRSMAFIKSLVDQKVISPDMDYSISEAEFNKGNVAMTINGPWSWSNIDKTGLNYGVTTLPMFNGHPSKSFVGVLTAGISTASPNKDLAIEFLENYLLTDEGLAKVDQDKPLGAVALKSYQEKIGKDSRIAATMQNAEQGDIMPNIPQMTAFWYAEGNAIQNVVDGRQSVKDALDAGAKQMLK; encoded by the coding sequence ATGACTAAGGTACTCACTACAGTTGCTTTATGCACCATTGCAGCGTTAAGTTCATTTCATGTTTCAGCGGCTATTGAAGAAGGGCAGCTGACTATTTGGGTGAATGGTGATAAAGGTTATAATGGTCTTGCTGAAGTTGGTAAAAAGTTTGAGGAAGATACTGGTGTTAAAGTAACGGTTGCATTCCCTGATAACCTTGCTGATAAATTTCCTCAAGTTGCTGCATCTGGTGATGGCCCTGATATTGTTATGTGGGCTCATGACCGCTTTGGTGGTTATGCTCAATCTGGTTTGTTACAAGAAATTAAGCCATCAGCTGAATTTAAACAGCAGTTTTCTGATTTTACATGGGACGCTGTAAAATCTAATGGTAAATATTATGGCTATCCTGTTTCTGTTGAATCCCTTTCTCTAATTTATAATAAAGACCTTATTCCTAATCCTCCTAAAACGTGGGAAGAAATAGCCGCTATTGATCAAAAACTAGCAAAAGAAGGTAAAAAAGCCATCATGTGGAATTTACGTGAACCGTATTTTACATGGCCTCTTTTATCTGCTGATGGTGGTTATGCTTTCAAGAAAACATCTGATGGTTATGATGCAAAAGATGTTGGTATCAATAATGCTGGTGCACAACGTAGCATGGCCTTTATTAAATCGTTAGTTGATCAAAAAGTAATATCACCTGATATGGATTACAGCATTTCAGAAGCTGAATTTAATAAAGGTAATGTCGCAATGACAATTAATGGTCCATGGTCATGGAGTAATATTGATAAAACTGGATTAAATTACGGTGTAACAACATTACCAATGTTTAATGGTCATCCATCTAAATCATTTGTCGGTGTATTAACCGCAGGTATTAGTACCGCATCTCCAAATAAAGATTTAGCGATTGAATTCCTTGAGAATTACTTATTAACGGATGAAGGTTTAGCCAAAGTTGATCAAGATAAGCCGCTGGGTGCTGTTGCCCTAAAGTCGTACCAAGAAAAAATCGGTAAAGATAGCCGTATTGCAGCCACTATGCAGAATGCAGAGCAAGGCGACATTATGCCTAATATTCCTCAAATGACCGCTTTCTGGTATGCCGAAGGTAATGCTATTCAAAATGTTGTTGATGGTCGTCAAAGTGTTAAAGATGCGTTAGATGCTGGCGCGAAACAGATGCTTAAGTAA
- a CDS encoding RluA family pseudouridine synthase has product MHASDLNFTRFIAAIDTLPLPERFTFPFCYTPHPLCVLAAQELQQHIETQHQWQHNFGLNNDDDTIGHMFGVLLVQNQQGELGYLSAFSGKVANQTHLPHFVPPVFDERNIDPTIKDQQTLVDIVTTKITAIKSNPNYIQLQQQYQQAQSQAELASESFRLQMIEQRKQRKLQRTAAEKSNDSEFMTQEFHRLARESAFDKHQQKLIRQQWTQTLTDISDKLQADTTALTLLKSEYDTLTALLQQQRYAQYQFLNQYGETKDLSALFGNTTPPQGAGDCAAVKLLQHAFKQHLTPLAMAKFWWGASPAAQIRKHKYFYEACKNKCEPILQHMLAGLNIDANPLLQNPAEGKELEIVYQDDAMVVINKPAEFLSVPGKTITDSVYSRMQAMFPNSDSPLIVHRLDMSTSGLIVIALTKYAHKALQKQFINRTAEKRYVALLDGIVKQDHGEIDLPMRVDLDDRPRQLVCYEHGKPALTKWQVIERKNGKTKVYYYPKTGRTHQLRIHSAHQNGMNMPIVGDDLYGQKANRLHLHAQYLGLTHPVSGEPMIFEVDADF; this is encoded by the coding sequence ATGCACGCATCTGACCTTAATTTTACTCGCTTTATTGCCGCTATTGATACACTACCGCTACCTGAGCGCTTTACTTTCCCTTTTTGTTATACACCTCATCCTCTGTGTGTATTGGCAGCTCAAGAATTACAACAACATATCGAAACTCAACATCAATGGCAGCATAATTTTGGGTTGAATAATGATGACGATACAATAGGTCACATGTTTGGAGTTTTATTGGTTCAAAACCAGCAAGGTGAACTGGGTTATTTATCTGCCTTTTCAGGAAAAGTAGCCAATCAAACACATCTACCCCATTTTGTTCCTCCGGTATTTGATGAACGAAACATTGATCCTACAATTAAGGATCAACAAACTTTAGTTGATATTGTTACAACTAAAATTACTGCAATTAAATCCAACCCAAACTATATTCAATTACAACAGCAATATCAGCAAGCCCAAAGCCAAGCAGAACTAGCCTCTGAATCATTTCGCTTACAAATGATAGAACAGCGCAAGCAACGTAAATTACAACGTACAGCGGCAGAGAAAAGTAACGATAGCGAATTTATGACTCAAGAATTCCATCGTTTAGCGCGAGAAAGTGCGTTTGACAAACATCAACAAAAATTAATTCGTCAGCAATGGACTCAAACACTTACCGATATTAGCGATAAATTACAAGCTGATACCACAGCTCTTACTTTACTCAAATCAGAATACGACACCTTAACAGCATTATTGCAACAACAACGCTACGCGCAATATCAATTTCTAAATCAGTATGGTGAAACAAAAGATTTAAGTGCATTGTTTGGTAATACCACACCACCACAGGGTGCTGGAGATTGTGCCGCCGTCAAATTGCTACAGCATGCCTTTAAGCAACACCTAACACCTTTAGCGATGGCTAAATTTTGGTGGGGCGCTTCTCCTGCTGCACAAATACGTAAGCACAAATACTTTTATGAAGCTTGTAAAAACAAATGTGAGCCGATTTTACAGCATATGCTCGCTGGCCTTAACATTGATGCTAACCCATTATTACAAAACCCTGCTGAAGGCAAAGAACTAGAGATTGTGTATCAAGACGATGCGATGGTCGTTATCAATAAGCCAGCAGAGTTTCTATCAGTACCAGGCAAAACCATCACTGATTCCGTTTATAGCCGTATGCAAGCGATGTTCCCCAACAGTGATAGTCCACTGATTGTGCATCGTTTAGATATGTCAACATCAGGACTTATTGTGATTGCATTAACTAAATATGCCCATAAAGCGTTGCAAAAACAATTTATTAACCGTACAGCAGAAAAGCGTTATGTCGCGCTATTAGATGGAATTGTGAAGCAGGATCATGGTGAAATCGACTTACCAATGCGAGTTGATTTAGACGACCGTCCTCGTCAGTTAGTCTGTTATGAACATGGTAAACCCGCACTTACAAAATGGCAGGTTATTGAGCGAAAAAATGGTAAAACCAAGGTCTATTATTATCCTAAAACAGGCCGTACTCACCAATTACGTATTCACTCGGCACACCAAAATGGTATGAATATGCCTATTGTTGGTGATGACTTATATGGTCAAAAAGCCAATCGCTTACATTTGCATGCGCAATATCTTGGTCTAACCCACCCTGTTAGTGGCGAGCCAATGATCTTTGAAGTCGATGCCGATTTTTAA
- a CDS encoding SCO family protein → MTKNPTKIILLFGALFLATLMGCYIYNTTTPIGENIKPLKDLGGPFEINSLDSTVSLEQYKGNVVVLYFGFLNCAEVCPSSMGVLSAAFSQLPPATYQHVQGLFISVDPERDDLVSLHQFAKYFDDRVIGLTGTQQQIDTLTKQYGVYFDIIDMESSELSYTVDHSSRFYIIDETGKLVGAMSHNTTPVELAAGIERVYAKSMAKK, encoded by the coding sequence ATGACTAAAAATCCAACTAAAATAATTCTCCTTTTCGGCGCACTGTTTCTTGCAACCTTAATGGGATGTTACATCTATAACACCACCACCCCTATTGGTGAAAATATAAAACCACTGAAAGATCTTGGTGGTCCATTTGAGATCAATAGTCTTGATAGCACTGTAAGCCTTGAGCAATATAAAGGTAATGTTGTGGTGCTCTATTTTGGCTTTTTAAACTGTGCTGAAGTATGCCCTTCTTCAATGGGCGTATTATCTGCCGCGTTTTCCCAACTGCCACCCGCAACTTATCAACATGTGCAAGGGTTATTCATCAGTGTTGATCCCGAACGTGATGATTTAGTGTCATTACATCAATTCGCCAAGTATTTTGATGATCGGGTTATCGGTTTAACTGGCACTCAACAACAAATAGACACGTTAACTAAACAATATGGTGTTTATTTTGACATTATTGATATGGAATCATCTGAATTAAGCTATACCGTCGATCACTCTTCCCGTTTTTACATTATTGACGAAACAGGCAAGTTAGTCGGCGCGATGAGCCACAATACGACCCCAGTTGAATTAGCGGCAGGCATTGAACGTGTTTATGCAAAAAGCATGGCTAAAAAATAG
- a CDS encoding copper chaperone PCu(A)C: MKKNSLYLALLMSCFHSTAFATDVIHADNHLQSQQKYTNIQKINSALTIENATAKATIPGTNISAGYMKIINNSDTAITLVSASSTIAKHTEFHRMFMRDNTMAMRKLETLEIPANGELILASKSYHLMFMGVKQDLKPNQVITVTMQQKNGKQFDVHLLVMPIKKH, from the coding sequence ATGAAAAAGAATTCTTTATACCTAGCATTATTAATGAGTTGTTTTCATTCTACAGCGTTTGCTACAGATGTGATCCATGCTGATAATCACCTACAATCTCAACAAAAATACACTAATATTCAAAAAATAAATTCAGCATTAACCATTGAAAATGCGACTGCAAAAGCCACAATTCCGGGTACTAATATCAGTGCTGGCTACATGAAAATTATCAATAATAGTGATACCGCCATTACTCTTGTTAGTGCTAGTAGCACTATTGCCAAGCATACAGAATTTCATCGTATGTTTATGCGTGATAATACGATGGCAATGCGAAAGCTAGAGACACTTGAGATCCCTGCTAATGGGGAACTCATATTGGCGAGTAAAAGCTACCATCTGATGTTTATGGGTGTAAAACAAGATCTTAAACCAAATCAAGTGATCACGGTAACTATGCAACAGAAAAATGGTAAACAGTTTGATGTACACCTTTTAGTGATGCCAATTAAAAAGCATTGA